In a single window of the Streptacidiphilus sp. P02-A3a genome:
- a CDS encoding sugar ABC transporter permease: protein MSDTKNETLTQGNEPAPQESAIPTVDPRLLVREEGFKGYLTEFQRKVRGGELGSLPVIGGLIIIWIVFGLQNSKFIQPANIGEISFFLAATGMAALGLIFVLILGEIDLSVLSVSGLSAAVFGWLAVIHGINAWLAVLLSVGSGVLIGALQGWFFAKVGVPAFVVTLAGNLGWFGVMLWLLGSGSVGGSITLNDSGFMHDLGQNSYFMGGDIAGGYILAGLAVVAMLASSLLDQKRRRAAGVPFRPTVEIGMRVGVLAVVAFAAAYELNQASGVPTALVLFLAALVICDFVLRRTSYGRKIFAVGGSIEAARRAGISVPAIRISVFAISGGFGALSGLFYAGWSFSAQESAGQGAWLMLAIAAAVIGGTSLFGGRGKAWSALLGMLVIQSITTGLQLLGLQSDVEYMITAVVLLAAVVIDSLSRRTQKASGRG from the coding sequence GTGAGCGACACCAAGAACGAGACCCTGACCCAGGGCAACGAGCCGGCGCCGCAGGAATCCGCCATCCCCACCGTCGACCCCCGGCTGCTGGTGCGCGAGGAGGGCTTCAAGGGCTACCTCACCGAGTTCCAGCGCAAGGTGCGCGGTGGCGAGCTCGGCTCGCTGCCGGTCATCGGCGGTCTGATCATCATCTGGATCGTCTTCGGCCTCCAGAACAGCAAGTTCATCCAGCCCGCCAACATCGGTGAGATCAGCTTCTTCCTGGCTGCCACCGGTATGGCCGCGCTCGGCCTGATCTTCGTGCTGATCCTCGGCGAGATCGACCTGTCGGTGCTCTCCGTCAGCGGTCTGTCGGCGGCGGTCTTCGGCTGGCTCGCGGTCATCCACGGCATCAACGCCTGGCTGGCCGTGCTGCTGTCGGTCGGCAGCGGCGTCCTCATCGGCGCGCTCCAGGGCTGGTTCTTCGCCAAGGTCGGCGTCCCGGCGTTCGTGGTCACCCTGGCCGGCAACCTCGGCTGGTTCGGCGTGATGCTGTGGCTGCTCGGCAGCGGCAGCGTCGGCGGCTCGATCACCCTGAACGACTCGGGCTTCATGCACGACCTCGGTCAGAACTCCTACTTCATGGGCGGCGACATCGCCGGCGGGTACATCCTGGCCGGGCTCGCCGTGGTCGCCATGCTGGCCAGCTCGCTGCTGGACCAGAAGCGCCGCCGCGCGGCCGGTGTGCCGTTCCGGCCCACCGTCGAGATCGGCATGCGGGTCGGCGTGCTCGCCGTCGTCGCCTTCGCCGCCGCCTACGAGCTCAACCAGGCCAGCGGTGTGCCCACCGCGCTGGTGCTGTTCCTGGCCGCCCTGGTGATCTGTGACTTCGTGCTGCGCCGCACCAGCTACGGCCGGAAGATCTTCGCGGTCGGCGGCAGCATCGAGGCGGCCCGCCGCGCCGGTATCAGCGTCCCCGCCATCCGGATCTCGGTGTTCGCGATCTCCGGCGGCTTCGGCGCGCTCAGCGGTCTGTTCTACGCGGGCTGGAGCTTCAGCGCGCAGGAGAGCGCCGGACAGGGCGCCTGGCTGATGCTGGCCATCGCCGCCGCCGTCATCGGTGGCACCAGCCTCTTCGGTGGCCGCGGCAAGGCCTGGTCGGCGCTGCTCGGCATGCTGGTGATCCAGTCGATCACCACCGGCCTCCAGCTGCTCGGCCTGCAGTCCGACGTCGAGTACATGATCACCGCCGTGGTGCTGCTGGCCGCCGTCGTGATCGACTCGCTGTCCCGCAGGACCCAGAAGGCGTCCGGCCGAGGCTGA
- a CDS encoding ATP-binding cassette domain-containing protein: MVHVTSAPVLALRGVSKRFGAVQALTDVDLEVHAGEVVALVGDNGAGKSTLVKTIAGVHPIDDGAIEWEGKQVHINRPQDAQHLGVATVYQDLALCDNLDVVGNLYLGRELRRFGTLDEVSMEQKARELLSTLSIRIPSVRIPIAGLSGGQRQVVAIARALIGEPKVVILDEPTAALGVEQTAQVLDLVERLRERGLGVILISHNMADVKAVADTVAVLRLGRNNGVFPARETTHEDIIAAITGATDNAVTRRSARTAEAAK, translated from the coding sequence TTGGTTCACGTGACAAGCGCACCCGTACTGGCGTTGCGCGGGGTCTCCAAGCGGTTCGGCGCCGTGCAGGCCCTGACGGATGTCGACCTGGAGGTCCATGCCGGTGAGGTGGTCGCCCTGGTCGGCGACAACGGCGCCGGAAAGTCCACCCTGGTCAAGACCATTGCCGGTGTTCACCCGATCGACGACGGCGCGATCGAGTGGGAAGGCAAGCAGGTCCACATCAACCGGCCGCAGGACGCCCAGCACCTCGGCGTCGCGACCGTCTACCAGGACCTCGCGCTCTGCGACAACCTGGACGTGGTCGGCAACCTGTACCTCGGCCGCGAGCTGCGCCGCTTCGGCACGCTCGACGAGGTGAGCATGGAGCAGAAGGCCCGCGAACTGCTCAGCACGCTGTCCATCCGCATCCCCAGCGTCCGGATCCCGATCGCGGGCCTCTCCGGCGGTCAGCGCCAGGTGGTCGCCATCGCCCGCGCGCTGATCGGCGAGCCCAAGGTGGTGATCCTGGACGAGCCCACCGCCGCCCTCGGCGTGGAGCAGACCGCCCAGGTCCTCGACCTGGTCGAGCGGCTCCGCGAGCGCGGCCTCGGGGTCATCCTGATCAGCCACAACATGGCCGACGTGAAGGCCGTCGCGGACACCGTCGCGGTGCTCCGGCTGGGCCGCAACAACGGTGTGTTCCCGGCACGGGAGACCACCCACGAAGACATCATCGCCGCGATCACCGGTGCCACCGACAACGCGGTGACCCGGCGCTCGGCGCGCACGGCGGAGGCAGCGAAGTGA
- a CDS encoding sugar ABC transporter substrate-binding protein — protein MNTTLRRTVIATAAVSMALGMAACGKAGSSSSSSSSSSSAPSTASSSGTGSTTTGGAIGLLLPDNVTARYAAFDKPQITAEIKTLCASCTVDYANAAGSAATQAQQMSTMVSNGDKVIILDAEDGKGIQSTVQAAVAKGVKVVAYDRLANGPVSAYVSYDNEKVGELQGAALLTALGSKATPSTKIVEIDGAASDPNAAQFKAGFQQAVKGKVDIAYDQSGNWDAPTANQEATAAIQQLGKANVAAIYSANDGMAAGVAAAIKGAGLSGIPLTGQDAQIDGVQRILAGTQYVTIYKAPTPEAQAAAKLAVALLNGTPAVTTIATSTQTSASGNTVPSLLLTPVAVTKANVESVIVQGGLYTAAQICTAEFKSYCTADGIQ, from the coding sequence ATGAACACCACTCTCCGCCGCACCGTCATCGCCACCGCCGCAGTCTCCATGGCCCTCGGCATGGCGGCCTGTGGCAAGGCCGGTAGCTCCTCCTCCTCTTCTTCGTCCAGCTCCTCCGCCCCCTCCACGGCGAGCTCGTCCGGCACCGGTTCCACCACGACCGGCGGCGCGATCGGTCTGCTGCTCCCCGACAACGTCACGGCCCGCTACGCGGCCTTCGACAAGCCGCAGATCACCGCCGAGATCAAGACCCTCTGTGCCAGCTGCACCGTCGACTACGCCAACGCCGCCGGTAGCGCCGCCACCCAGGCGCAGCAGATGTCGACCATGGTCAGCAACGGCGACAAGGTGATCATCCTCGACGCCGAGGACGGCAAGGGCATCCAGTCGACCGTCCAGGCCGCTGTCGCCAAGGGCGTCAAGGTCGTGGCCTACGACCGCCTCGCCAACGGCCCGGTCTCGGCGTACGTCTCCTACGACAACGAGAAGGTCGGCGAGCTCCAGGGCGCCGCGCTGCTCACCGCGCTCGGCTCCAAGGCCACCCCGTCCACCAAGATCGTGGAGATCGACGGCGCCGCCTCCGACCCGAACGCCGCCCAGTTCAAGGCCGGCTTCCAGCAGGCCGTCAAGGGCAAGGTCGACATCGCCTACGACCAGAGCGGCAACTGGGACGCCCCCACCGCCAACCAGGAGGCCACCGCGGCCATCCAGCAGCTGGGCAAGGCCAACGTCGCCGCGATCTACTCCGCGAACGACGGCATGGCCGCCGGTGTCGCTGCCGCGATCAAGGGCGCCGGCCTCTCCGGCATCCCGCTGACCGGCCAGGACGCCCAGATCGACGGCGTCCAGCGGATCCTCGCGGGCACCCAGTACGTCACCATCTACAAGGCGCCGACGCCGGAGGCCCAGGCCGCCGCGAAGCTGGCCGTGGCCCTGCTGAACGGCACCCCCGCCGTCACCACCATCGCCACCAGCACCCAGACCAGCGCCTCGGGCAACACCGTCCCGTCGCTGCTGCTCACCCCGGTCGCGGTGACCAAGGCCAACGTCGAGTCGGTCATCGTCCAGGGCGGCCTCTACACCGCCGCCCAGATCTGCACCGCTGAGTTCAAGAGCTACTGCACGGCCGACGGCATTCAGTAG